One Luteibacter aegosomaticola genomic window carries:
- a CDS encoding hemerythrin domain-containing protein, with translation MPETIFEPLRESHSIQRSLIRKLMRAKPGPDRVALFTALRMELSAHEAAEERFLYVPMLMDDRGLHPSRDALADHHKMDDLVEELQTPDHAGRHWMATVHKLSEELHEHLREEERSFFQLAGKILNDAQKISLARKYRKDYDAMRMKLSATM, from the coding sequence ATGCCAGAGACGATTTTCGAGCCACTGCGCGAAAGCCACTCGATCCAGCGCTCACTCATCCGCAAGCTCATGCGCGCCAAGCCAGGCCCCGACCGAGTGGCGCTTTTCACCGCCTTGCGTATGGAGCTGTCGGCGCACGAGGCGGCGGAAGAGCGCTTCTTGTACGTCCCGATGCTGATGGACGACCGAGGGCTGCATCCCTCACGCGATGCTTTGGCCGACCATCACAAGATGGATGATCTGGTGGAGGAACTGCAGACGCCGGACCACGCAGGTCGACACTGGATGGCAACGGTCCATAAGCTGTCTGAGGAGTTGCATGAGCATTTGCGCGAGGAGGAGCGGAGCTTTTTCCAGCTCGCGGGAAAGATACTCAACGATGCTCAGAAAATTTCGCTCGCTCGAAAATACCGCAAGGACTATGACGCCATGCGAATGAAGTTGTCAGCCACCATGTAG
- a CDS encoding GMC oxidoreductase yields the protein MPAEGNDLTLSDEHVAIGMPTARTYFSCNRNRRALDTCATEVLLAIWQAHGASDIFASARSAHTLATCRMGPSPDDAVLDSDSWSFDMPNLYMYDNSIFPGALFANPATISMASGLWIAERFLQRSHINQRRRGRAKKNRGGEAADFQGSSFEA from the coding sequence GTGCCTGCGGAAGGCAACGACTTGACCTTGTCCGACGAGCACGTTGCGATCGGCATGCCCACGGCACGCACTTATTTCAGCTGCAACCGAAATCGACGCGCGCTGGATACCTGCGCGACAGAAGTGCTCTTGGCTATCTGGCAGGCGCACGGCGCGTCGGACATCTTCGCCAGTGCGCGCTCCGCGCACACGCTCGCCACATGCAGGATGGGACCGTCGCCCGATGATGCGGTCTTGGACTCGGACAGTTGGAGCTTCGACATGCCTAACCTGTACATGTATGACAACTCCATATTCCCGGGCGCGCTCTTCGCAAACCCTGCGACGATCTCCATGGCGTCGGGGTTGTGGATCGCTGAGCGCTTTCTTCAACGTTCCCATATCAATCAGCGGAGGAGGGGGCGGGCCAAAAAAAACCGCGGAGGGGAGGCCGCGGATTTTCAGGGAAGTTCCTTCGAGGCATGA
- a CDS encoding YihY/virulence factor BrkB family protein, with protein MATIDGFSDDELMTRAAALAFYAALSVAPVLLLLVWLLSMLHPGLEEQLSEALRTTVGEKAASSLESVITSAHERPRLGHVAGIVGLAVTLFSASAVFAQLQGTLDRVWRVKPKPGAAVGTWLRARARAFALLGGVAFLLIVSLVASAVIQAVFSGEGAGWTVVKYAVSILVFMGAFTLMFRLLPDASIDWSDALLGAVVTTLLFLAGEFVIGLYVAHSDIGGAYGPAGAFVVLLTWTYYSSLIVLIGAELTRSLADARGKPIRPSAHAVQIEAAPAEVGAPGVPGQSRRQARGPSSLAGPAALITAGVVAGLITARSRRPR; from the coding sequence ATGGCGACCATTGACGGGTTCAGTGACGATGAGCTCATGACCCGGGCGGCGGCGCTCGCATTCTATGCCGCGCTTTCTGTAGCTCCGGTGCTCTTGCTCCTGGTCTGGCTGCTCTCGATGCTGCACCCCGGACTCGAGGAACAGTTGAGCGAGGCGCTGCGGACCACAGTAGGCGAAAAGGCGGCGTCATCCCTTGAGTCCGTCATCACTAGTGCGCACGAGCGACCCCGCCTGGGCCACGTTGCCGGCATCGTGGGACTGGCGGTGACGCTGTTCAGCGCATCTGCGGTGTTTGCCCAGCTTCAGGGCACTCTCGATCGCGTCTGGCGGGTGAAACCCAAGCCCGGTGCCGCTGTGGGCACATGGCTGCGTGCTCGGGCCCGTGCTTTTGCGCTGTTGGGTGGCGTCGCTTTCCTGCTTATCGTCTCCTTGGTCGCGAGCGCCGTAATCCAGGCCGTTTTTTCCGGCGAAGGCGCCGGTTGGACCGTGGTGAAATACGCCGTCTCCATCCTTGTGTTCATGGGCGCCTTCACGCTCATGTTCCGTCTGCTCCCCGATGCGTCCATCGACTGGAGCGATGCGCTGCTGGGGGCTGTCGTTACGACGCTCCTCTTCCTTGCGGGCGAATTCGTCATCGGGCTGTATGTCGCGCACAGTGATATTGGTGGTGCATACGGGCCGGCTGGCGCGTTCGTTGTGCTGCTGACTTGGACATATTATTCGTCGCTGATTGTGTTGATCGGGGCGGAACTGACACGTAGCCTCGCCGACGCTCGCGGTAAGCCAATCCGGCCAAGCGCTCACGCGGTGCAGATAGAGGCAGCGCCCGCCGAGGTCGGGGCGCCGGGAGTTCCGGGACAATCCCGTCGTCAGGCGCGCGGTCCATCTTCGCTGGCGGGCCCTGCCGCCCTCATCACGGCTGGGGTGGTTGCTGGCCTGATCACCGCACGCTCGCGCCGACCCCGGTAA